The sequence below is a genomic window from Streptomyces sp. V1I1.
TACGGGCGTCGGCCTCGCCGCCTGGGACCTCTACTCCAGGACCGGTGCACCCGACCACCTCGACCGTGCCGTGCGCGCGGCGGCCGCCACCTGGCGTACGGGCTTCGGCTGGGACTACACCCTGTGCCACGGAGACCTGGGCTCGTGGGAGATGGTCGACACGGTACTGGGCGGAGCCCCGGGGCCGCTGAGCGCCCACCTGGGCGGCGAGGAGCTGACACAGGGGCGGCTCGACGCGATCGTGCTCACCGGCCTGGAGGAGTACGGCCCGCTCTCCGACGGTGTGGCCCACACGGTGACGGCGAGCCTGCTGCCCGGCAGCTCGGGCGCCCTGCACCAGCTCCTGCGGATGTGCCGCTCCGTCAACTTCGACGGCGACGGCGACGGGACGGTGCCGTCGCTGCTGCTGCTCGACGGGCTCTAGCACTGCAAGGTTTTTTGCGTGACGGTGGAGTAGCTGGGGGCCTTGTGCTGGTTATGGGGGTGGGAGACGGTGCGGGCGGATGACGGGGAGCGGTGGGCGGGGTTGGCTGAGCTGTATGTTCTTGCGTCGGTTCGCCAGGGTCGAGCCGCGTGAGTCGGCGTTGGCGTGCATGCGGGGGCTGATCGCTCCTTTGGAGCGGAAGAACGGCTGGACGTTGGCGGAGGAGGCCGGGCATGCAGGCCCGGATCGCATCCATCGGCTCTTGAACCGGATTGACCGGGAGGCTGGTGAGGTCCTGGATGACGTGCCCGAGTACGTGGTCGAGCACCCTGGCGACCCGGAGGCGGTCCTGATCGTTGACGACACTGGCTTCCGGAAGAAGGGCGTGCGGTCGGTGGGGGTTCAGCGCGCGGCGGCCGCCAATGCTCGGGCTGAGCCCTGCCGTGGGGGCGATGGTCGGCTTCGTCGTGCCGCGCGAGCGGCTCACCGCACGCCGGGTGTGCGCCATGGTGCTGGTGGTGCTCGTCAGCGGTGCGCGCCCCCGAAGGCGCGACGTCCTTCGGGGTGCGCGATGCGGCCAGAGGAGGGGTTCATGAGCGCCAACAGCAGATTGACCATCGCCGCCCACGCGCTGGCCTGGATCGGTCTCTACCAGCGCCAGGGCCACGAGGTCGCCACCTCCGAGCAGATCGCGACCAGCGCGAACACCAACCCCGTGGTGATCGGGCGGCTGCTCGGCGAGCTGCGCAGGGCGGGGCTCGTGGAGTCCCGGAGGGGCGTTGACATCACCAAGGTCCCCACCCACGCCCAGGCCAACCAACAGTCTGGCAACCAGTCACGCCAAAGACCGTTGCGGTACTGGACGGGAAGTCACCCGTGGCCACCCGCACCAGGCCGGTCGGTGTAGGCAGCCGCCTGGATCTGGTACATGTCCGCGTACTCGCCGCCCGCCCGCATCAGGTGCTCGTGCGTACCCTGCTGGACCACCTCCCCCCGCCGCAGGACGACGATCCGGTCGCAGTCCCGCACCGAGGCAAGGCGGTGGGTGATGAGGACGACGGTGCGGCCCGCCGCGAGCAGCCGGATGTTCTCGTACACCGCCTGCTCGGCGCGCGCGTCCAGCGCGGCCGTCGGCTCGTCGGCGATCAGCAGGGGGGCGTCGCGGTAGAAGCCGCGGGCGACGCCGATTCGCTGCCACTGACCGCCGGACAGGTCCACGCCGTCCCTGAACTTCTTCGACAGCAAGGTCTCGTAGCCGTACGGCAGCAGCTCGATCACCTCATGGGCTCCGGAGTCGCGCGCGGCGCGCAGCAAGGCGGAGCCGTCCACGTCAGAGCGGTCGGCACGTCCCAGGGCGATGTTGCCGCGCGCCGTCACGGGCCAGCGCGTGGGCTGCTGCATCACCAGCGCCACCTGCTCACGGATCCCGGCAGGGTCGACATCTGCCAGATCGGTACTGTCCCAGTGGACTGTCCCCTTGTCCGGGAGGTAGAGACCGGCGAGCAGAAGGGCCAGCGTCGTCTTCCCGGATCCGTTCTCGCCGACCAACGCCACCGTCTCGCCCTGCCGTAGGACGAAGTCGATGCCGAGGAGCGCGGGATGCGGGCTGCCCGGATACGAGAAGTGGACGTCCTTCAGCCGGATTTCGGTGAACCCGGCGGGGGCGGGTCGGCCGGTCGGCGGGCGGGAGCGGGCCGCGGCCTCGGCGAGGAAGGCGTGATGGTCGGTGATGTAGAGGGACTTCTCGTAGAGCCGGTCGACGGCCACCATCAGCGTGGCGAGTGAGCCGCTGGCGGCACGTACCGCCACAACGGCGGTCCCGGCCACGGCCAGTGGCACGACCTGAGCATGGACGAGCAAGCCGAGAGCGGTGTACGCGGCCGCCAGCGCCAGGCCCGACAGTGCGCGGCCGACCGCTCCCACCCGGGTCTGGGAATACCCCACTTGGATCTCCTCCCGCTCCACCAGCGAGGCCAGCCGCCGGAATTCGCTCAGCAGCGGTCGTTCAGCGGTGCAGGCCCTGACCTCGGCTGCCGCCTCCCGGGAGGTGAGGAGATCGGCGAACAGCCACAGTCGCCGGTAGAGGGACATCTGGCGGACCATCCCCACGAAGCCGATACGTGCCGAACTCAGCGCGGCCCACCCCTGCGGGGCTATCGAAAGGGCCAGCAGCGGAAGCAGTACCGGATGCAGCCCCGTCACCACCCCGACGCCGACGAGCAGGCCCACCGCTGCCCCGAGGAACTCGACTGCGTGGCCCAGGGCCAGTTGGGTGTGGTCGATGCCGCGGTCGCGGGCGCGGGCCATGGTGTCGTGCCAGTCGGCGTCGTCGAAAGCTCCCAGTTCCGCGCCGACCGCCGCGGCGTGCAGGCGGTCCTCCGCCACCCGCCGCACTCCCGGTGACAGCCGCGCCTGGGCTGCTGCAACCACCGTCTCCAACACAGCCCGCATCGCCGTGGCGACCGTCACGGCGGCCACTGCCGGCAGGGCGTCGCTGACTCGCTCCGGCGCCGGACCTGAGGCGAACAACGACCCCAGGGCTCGTGCAGTGGCCATGAGCGCCAGCGCCGTGGCCACCCCGGCTACCAGCTGCGCGACTACCAGCAGTACCGCGCCGCGCCTGCTCGCGGCCCAGGCCAGCCGCCACACCTGCAGCAGAGCGACCGGCAGCCGAGCAGCCAGGCGGCCGAGGCTCGCGGCCGCAGCCTCGCCGTCGAACGAGGTGTCGTATCCCTCGCCCAGCTCGCCGAACTCACCCATATCCGGTTGCTGATTGCCCGCCATACCGATCCTCTCCCGGACGACGTCGTGAACCCCGGCAGCGAATGGGGCTTCGCGCGCAGCACCTCGCGTTCATGCACTGTGCCTTGTGACGCACCGGCGAGGGAACGGCTTGCGGTGGCCGAATCGGCGAGCACACGCCGCCGTTCAGTTCACCAGATCTGGATCGGCGGGGCTTGCGCCGTTGTATCGGCCCGTACGTGACCGCGTTGCCGGGATCGGCGGGTCATGCGCCGCGGGGCACCCTGGACCGGGTGGGCGGGAACGGCGTCACGGCAGCAATCGCTGCTCTCGCGGTGGGGCGAACCACCTGCGAGATGTCTATTCCGTATTGGGCACCGCACGGCCCACCCAGAATTCGGTGGAAGTCTTCGGTTCGCTGTCCGATGTCGTCTCGCTCGTCGACGAGGCCAGCCGCGGCTGCAAGACGGAGATGATCAGCAGCCAGCCCGGCGGCGGCCGTCCCGTCGAACAGCTGGAACAGGCCGTCGCCCGCGACCTCGAACTCCTTGAGCGCGGTGTGCGCATGCGGACCCTCTACCAGCACTCCGCCCGCCACCATCCGCCCACCCGCGCCTACGTCTACCAGGTCACCAGCGCCGGCGCCGAGGTCCGTACCTGCCCCGAACTCTTCGGCCGCCTGATCGTCTTCGACCGTGCCGTTGCGTTCATCCCCCACCACTCCCTCCCCGGCGGCGGCGCCGTCGTACGCGACCCCTCCACCATCGCCTTCCTCCACAGCGCGTTCGAAAGGGCCTGGGACCTCGGCACGCCGTTCGCCGAAAACCGCCCCGACCTCACCGCCCTCAGCGACGTCCACCGCAACATCCTGCATCTGCTCGGCGAAGGCGCTCGCGATGAGACCATTGCCCGCCGCCTCGGCTTCTCCCTGCGCACCTGCCGTAAATACATCGCTGAGATCTTCGACATGCTCGGCGCCGAAAAGCCGTTTCCAAGCGGGCTACCTCACCGCTGACCACGACCTGCTGAAGTAGCCACACCGTGCCCACCAGGACGACGCACCACTCTCGGGCATGACGATGACGAAAGACTGGGGACACTCCGCAGGAAACGGCCT
It includes:
- a CDS encoding ABC transporter ATP-binding protein: MAGNQQPDMGEFGELGEGYDTSFDGEAAAASLGRLAARLPVALLQVWRLAWAASRRGAVLLVVAQLVAGVATALALMATARALGSLFASGPAPERVSDALPAVAAVTVATAMRAVLETVVAAAQARLSPGVRRVAEDRLHAAAVGAELGAFDDADWHDTMARARDRGIDHTQLALGHAVEFLGAAVGLLVGVGVVTGLHPVLLPLLALSIAPQGWAALSSARIGFVGMVRQMSLYRRLWLFADLLTSREAAAEVRACTAERPLLSEFRRLASLVEREEIQVGYSQTRVGAVGRALSGLALAAAYTALGLLVHAQVVPLAVAGTAVVAVRAASGSLATLMVAVDRLYEKSLYITDHHAFLAEAAARSRPPTGRPAPAGFTEIRLKDVHFSYPGSPHPALLGIDFVLRQGETVALVGENGSGKTTLALLLAGLYLPDKGTVHWDSTDLADVDPAGIREQVALVMQQPTRWPVTARGNIALGRADRSDVDGSALLRAARDSGAHEVIELLPYGYETLLSKKFRDGVDLSGGQWQRIGVARGFYRDAPLLIADEPTAALDARAEQAVYENIRLLAAGRTVVLITHRLASVRDCDRIVVLRRGEVVQQGTHEHLMRAGGEYADMYQIQAAAYTDRPGAGGHG
- a CDS encoding LuxR family transcriptional regulator; this encodes MEVFGSLSDVVSLVDEASRGCKTEMISSQPGGGRPVEQLEQAVARDLELLERGVRMRTLYQHSARHHPPTRAYVYQVTSAGAEVRTCPELFGRLIVFDRAVAFIPHHSLPGGGAVVRDPSTIAFLHSAFERAWDLGTPFAENRPDLTALSDVHRNILHLLGEGARDETIARRLGFSLRTCRKYIAEIFDMLGAEKPFPSGLPHR